In Pochonia chlamydosporia 170 chromosome 3, whole genome shotgun sequence, the following are encoded in one genomic region:
- a CDS encoding cytochrome P450 alkane hydroxylase (similar to Exophiala dermatitidis NIH/UT8656 XP_009152544.1), giving the protein MFGDGIFTQEGEAWKHSRDLLRPQLVHRQYEDLAVFQEPMEDLLSELPQNSGIVDLQPLFFRFTLDVTTAFLFGESIHSLRSTDNSQEQTFAAAFDLAQKYVVKRFRLLDLYWLIGGSKFRDACRKVHAFADEVIDQNLSASASTDDPTDTRYVFLKSVAKACPDRIALRGQIINILAAGRDTTACLLSWTFFLLVRHPKAMEKLRTEISQLEDGSLNRTHLRNLQYLQNVLKETLRLYPSVPVNTRTAVENTILPMGGGPDRKSPVLIPKGSPVAFSVYTLHRRPDLYGLDAECFRPERWVEDLPLFKDKTTQNYGYLPFSGGPRICLGMDFALTEAAVTIVRIFQRYPSIRLPEGEPIDLVGVERQTMTLVLQITDGCKVELG; this is encoded by the exons ATGTTTGGCGATGGCATCTTCACCCAAGAAGGTGAGGCCTGGAAGCACTCACGGGACCTACTTCGTCCACAGCTAGTACATCGACAATATGAAGATCTCGCAGTTTTTCAAGAGCCTATGGAAGATTTGTTAAGTGAGCTACCACAAAATAGTGGTATAGTCGACCTTCAGCCACTATTTTTCCGCTTCACACTGGATGTAACAACCGCATTTCTCTTTGGGGAGTCCATTCATAGCCTAAGGTCAACGGATAATAGCCAAGAACAGACTTTTGCGGCAGCATTTGACCTTGCACAGAAATATGTGGTCAAGAGGTTCCGCCTTCTGGATCTCTACTGGCTCATCGGGGGTTCTAAATTCCGCGATGCCTGCCGTAAAGTGCATGCATTTGCTGATGAGGTTATTGACCAAAACCTTTCTGCAAGCGCCTCAACAGACGACCCAACCGACACAAGATATGTTTTCTTAAAATCTGTTGCGAAAGCATGTCCTGACAGAATAGCACTTCGTGGACAGATTATTAATATTCTAGCTGCTGGCCGTGATACCACCGCTTGCCTATTGTCTTGGACTTT TTTTTTGCTTGTTAGGCATCCTAAAGCAATGGAGAAGTTACGAACAGAAATTTCTCAACTTGAGGATGGCTCATTAAACAGAACACACTTGCGAAACCTCCAATATCTGCAAAATGTGTTAAAAGAAA CCCTTCGCTTGTATCCTTCGGTGCCAGTGAACACTCGGACGGCGGTTGAGAATACTATTCTCCCAATGGGTGGTGGGCCTGACAGGAAGTCGCCAGTCTTAATACCGAAAGGCTCACCAGTGGCTTTTAGTGTCTATACACTTCACCGCCGTCCAGACCTATATGGCCTGGATGCGGAGTGCTTCCGCCCTGAGAGATGGGTTGAGGACCTACCACTTTTTAAGGACAAGACCACTCAGAACTATGGATACTTGCCGTTTAGTGGTGGGCCGCGGATTTGTCTGGGAA TGGACTTTGCCCTCACAGAAGCTGCTGTTACTATTGTCCGAATATTCCAGCGTTATCCAAGTATCCGGCTTCCCGAGGGAGAACCAATCgatcttgttggtgttgaaaggCAGACAATGACACTTGTGTTACAGATCACAGATGGTTGCAAAGTGGAACTAGGATAG
- a CDS encoding RTA1 domain-containing protein (similar to Cordyceps militaris CM01 XP_006672420.1), which translates to MATITTPPLGPSSTSLSATSTATCTNAVPGKYGYVPPGSCNSNYEYDPSFAGNMAFAVLFGLSTVTHLVQAIVFKKRFIWVLLMGGVWETAAFSLRTAGAHDQQQEQFVIWGQLLFLLAPLWINAFAYMTVARMIYFGIPEKKIWGVRATKLTLIFVWLDVACFLVQGAGGSMLSGDLSANVKSIGMRIFTGGIGLQLGFVVIFSGMTIFFYWKMHQVTGGHIGRMRWLIWTMFLVLAMIVMRTIFRLVEFGPGLSHSNPMLGNELYPLMLDAFPMLLAFVALNIMHPGYVLKGPDGEFPRMTRAEKKAIKQQKKEEKQRKKEEKQNKKAAKKGRTMGKYMNTEDIGLEDTARRTDSDSEWPLEESHRVDWSRQNNV; encoded by the exons atggcaacaATTACAACACCGCCTCTGGGACCAAGTTCAACTTCATTATCAGCAACGTCCACTGCAACATGTACGAACGCAGTACCGGGGAAATATGGCTATGTACCTCCGGGATCATGTAATTCCAACTACGAATATGATCCTAGTTTTGCTGGAAACATGGCATTTGCCGTTCTGTTTGGCCTCTCCACTGTCACACACCTAGTGCAAGCCATCGTCTTTAAGAAG AGATTTATTTGGGTTCTCCTCATGGGCGGCGTCTGGGAGACAGCTGCCTTTTCACTTCGAACAGCCGGTGCTCACGACCAGCAACAAGAGCAGTTTGTTATTTGGGGCCAGTTGTTATTTCTACTGGCGCCTTTGT GGATAAATGCATTCGCCTACATGACGGTTGCCCGAATGATATACTTTGGCATCCCCGAAAAGAAGATCTGGGGCGTCCGAGCCACCAAGCTCACCCTGATATTCGTATGGCTGGACGTTGCGTGCTTCCTGGTCCAAGGAGCAGGCGGAAGCATGCTGTCCGGCGATTTAAGTGCCAACGTGAAGAGCATTGGCATGAGGATCTTTACGGGAGGCATCGGACTGCAGCTGGGGTTTGTAGTAATATTCAGCGGGAtgacaatcttcttctaTTGGAAGATGCATCAAGTTACAGGAGGGCACATCGGCCGAAtgaggtggttgatttggACAATGTTCCTGGTATTGGCCATGATTGTG ATGCGAACCATTTTCCGACTCGTCGAATTCGGCCCGGGACTATCTCACTCCAACCCCATGTTGGGCAACGAATTATATCCGCTGATGCTTGATGCGTTTCCGATGCTGCTTGCATTTGTCGCCCTCAACATCATGCATCCGGGATATGTTCTGAAAGGTCCCGACGGGGAATTTCCTCGAATGACAAGagcggagaagaaggcgatTAAGCAACAAAAAAAGGAGGAGAAACAGCgaaagaaggaggagaaacAGAATAAAAAGGCGGCTAAGAAGGGACGAACTATGGGGAAATACATGAATACTGAGGACATTGGGCTGGAGGATACTGCGAGAAGAACCGACAGTGACAGTGAGTGGCCGTTGGAAGAGTCGCATCGGGTAGATTGGTCGAGGCAGAACAACGTGTGA
- a CDS encoding Ion transport (similar to Cordyceps militaris CM01 XP_006672419.1) produces the protein MPIRLRMRPQPARDLSPVSARYDFDMPDIAEDDSFRDVVKKLSLYFTDVIELPSTFEQLRTTEAGNCVRVLVDHLSDNCTNPAIVNALLALKWHYAAANEHLSISETRSFACEITAWRFLTRLCERQAVEFCLYEIPVTSDQAHQSQQVSYDQEAGETSPLLIRRSSSDDGRPAVAIGSARKRTKLLSSLSRLTHLSDDSDDEADPTAAFKSLNALEIAAIANAKRFLSQHVVQKIITGIWNGDIVFWDTLSVNSVKKPRYYNPRTSDPFSRLRVPKYLKAWEVLFFVAFLCLYYSVLITRDNTRITLTEIVLFIWIAAFFYDELSEWIDAGSIFYATDIWNVFDMIMILIGFLFAALRIIGLAQHNNAMNEMAFNVLSLEALFMMPRICSILSLSPYWGTLIPCLKEMGKDFVKFMVLVVIVYFGFLTTFSLIGRDAFTFGRMTGVLTKIFFGSSYVGFDIMDQIDPIFGPPLMIIFITLTSILLQGSLTGMLSNSFSRVITQAREEYLYVYSVYVLEASTSNRLTHFYPPFNLIALVIFRPLRIILPRVGKFRAGRILLLRATHLPIVGAIKLYEYIRRRAQDDEYAGFRGPRETKKSSRPAVYKRPSSGYSRQQISLSQESTLLRPDGKRRDDDDMEEPKGVEGQIAELNQKIDQLTSLVMAIQEKKASSGDATTPGSE, from the exons atgcccatcCGTCTGAGGATGAGGCCACAGCCCGCCCGGGATCTCAGTCCCGTATCTGCGAGATATGATTTTGATATGCCAGATATTGCTGAGGATGACTCATTTCGGGATGTGGTCAAGAAGCTTTCTCT ATATTTCACAGACGTAATCGAGCTGCCTAGTACATTCGAGCAGCTGAGAACCACTGAGGCCGGAAACTGTGTGCGTGTCTTAGTTGACCATTTGAGCGACAACTGCACCAATCCCGCCATTGTGAATGCTCTGCT TGCGCTCAAATGGCATTATGCTGCTGCAAACGAGCACCTGAGTATTAGCGAGACTCGATCATTTGCATGTGAGATCACTGCATGGCGCTTTCTTACGCGACTGTGCGAAAGACAGGCAGTAGAGTTCTGCCTCTACGAGATACCTGTGACTTCAGACCAGGCACACCAGTCCCAACAGGTATCCTACGACCAGGAAGCTGGGGAGACTTCTCCTCTCCTCATTCGCAGAAGCTCGTCTGACGACGGGCGACCGGCCGTGGCCATAGGGAGTGCCCGGAAAAGGACAAAATTGTTAAGCTCACTCTCTCGTCTCACGCATCTAAGTGACGACAGCGACGATGAAGCAGATCCAACAGCCGCCTTTAAGAGCTTGAATGCCTTGGAgattgctgccattgccaatgcTAAACGATTCCTTAGTCAACACGTTGTTCAGAAGATCATTACGGGCATTTGGAACGGAGACATTGTGTTCTGGGACACGCTTTCCGTGAACTCCGTCAAAAAGCCGCGATATTACAATCCCCGAACTTCTGACCCGTTCTCTCGTCTTCGCGTGCCCAAATATCTCAAAGCTTGGGAGGTTCTTTTCTTCGTTGCATTTCTGTGTCTCTATTATTCGGTTCTCATCACTCGCGATAACACCCGAATCACTTTGACAGAAATTGTTCTCTTTATTTGGATAGCAGCCTTTTTCTACGACGAACTGAGCGAATGGATCGATGCCGGCTCCATCTTTTATGCCACAGACATATGGAATGTGTTTGACATGATTATGATCCTGATTGGATTTCTGTTTGCAGCCTTGA GAATTATCGGACTTGCGCAACATAACAATGCGATGAACGAGATGGCTTTCAATGTGTTGTCTCTTGAGGCACTCTTCATGATGCCGCGAATCTGCTCAATTTTGAGCTTGAGCCCCTACTGGGGCACTCTGATCCCGTGTCTGAAAGAAATGGGGAAGGACTTTGTGAAATTCATGGTGCTAGTTGTCATTGTTTACTTTGGCTTCCTAACAACGTTTTCCCTCATTGGCCGCGATGCTTTCACTTTCGGTCGAATGACGGGAGTTTTGACAAAGATCTTCTTCGGGTCGAGTTATGTTGGATTCGACATCATGGATCAGATTGACCCCATATTTGGTCCTCCCCTCATGATTATTTTCATTACTCTAACGTCCATTCTCTTACAAGGCTCTCTAACCGGTATGCTCTCAAACAGCTTTTCACGTGTTATCACGCAGGCCAGGGAGGAGTATCTCTACGTTTACAGCGTCTATGTACTCGAGGCGTCAACTAGTAATCGCCTTACTCACTTCTACCCGCCATTTAACCTGATTGCCCTCGTTATCTTTCGCCCACTACGGATTATTCTTCCCAGGGTGGGTAAGTTTCGCGCTGGGCGAATTCTCCTGCTGCGAGCAACACATTTGCCGATTGTTGGAGCCATCAAGTTATACGAGTATATCCGGCGTAGGGCACAGGATGACGAGTATGCCGGTTTCCGTGGCCCACGCgagacaaagaaaagcaGTCGACCAGCAGTGTATAAGAGACCGTCTTCTGGCTACAGTAGGCAGCAAATTTCACTGTCACAAGAGTCTACGCTTTTGAGACCCGACGGAAAGAGGCgggacgacgacgacatggaaGAACCCAAGGGCGTGGAAGGCCAAATCGCAGAGCTAAACCAAAAGATTGACCAGCTTACATCTCTGGTCATGGCAAtccaggagaagaaggcttctTCTGGAGATGCCACCACACCTGGAAGTGAATGA
- a CDS encoding oligopeptidase family protein (similar to Cordyceps militaris CM01 XP_006671750.1): MVQVHKLTAETLLGAPRRSAATPNHNGQLALYNVSTHRFGGKTVKEVRVMDLKTRQSFQISDDDKVHDAVWIPGTDYILYLKSGDKGRTLAVVVNGVDRSSEQSTVAEFDAPIQNLKLKRLDDGSFVFMVTGQVDNDGLLYNEEAHDRPSTGRVIDAAHIRTWTSLQNRQPYSLWYNKLQQDESGKWKIAGHLLNLVNNNQLDAPAGILDVGDPLGNFDISHRGAVFIASDRAVLDPGEGAVSSAYFVPLDSFTLPPTGNPKPISLPSGVNACIMSNIRFSPDGSMIGFLHIPRGDEYGSRLFLASTNSLDAFDAFSLVTRTWDDSDNEHDPPKGFEFAGDSENIIMTSSKCGRTVLSKLRLRDGERPHVIFKDNSSSAYYPLRDNSWDEILVSGSSFIDSSVWHIVDVSGVTPTQIVSSATKGGTKFGLSQKMVTEIWYEGADDVCVHSFIIRPSSFDENKKYPWVLMPHGGPVSSWDDAWSTRWNMAAWAEQGYIIVCPNITGSVGYGLEFARKIKGEWGGRPFQDLLNLMSYLETLPYLDQKKAVLAGASYGGYMVSWMLGHEIINRFCCAIWHDGIFNLPSFFLQSDFLYEAGYFEGAQYPWQRPNAFERFNPARPELLRNWKKAPPTLVIHSEKDYRCPITEGIATFNTLRGNGVPSRFLTFPDEGHWVLNPENSLVWHNTVWDWIKRCVNGEIKRGDTKW; the protein is encoded by the exons ATGGTACAGGTTCACAAACTCACAGCAGAGACTCTTCTCGgagctccaagaagaagtgctGCGACACCGAACCACAATGGCCAACTCGCCCTCTACAATGTGTCGACCCACAGGTTTGGTGGCAAGACGGTCAAAGAGGTCCGGGTCATGGACCTCAAAACTCGCCAGTCATTCCAGATATCAGATGATGACAAGGTCCACGACGCAGTTTGGATCCCCGGCACTGACTATATACTGTACTTGAAATCTGGAGACAAAGGGCGAACCCTAGCCGTCGTTGTCAATGGCGTCGACCGTTCCAGCGAGCAAAGCACCGTTGCCGAGTTCGATGCACCGATCCAAAATCTTAAATTGAAGCGCCTCGATGATGGATCTTTCGTCTTCATGGTTACGGGTCAGGTGGATAATGATGGACTTCTTTACAACGAGGAGGCTCACGACAGACCCTCAACTGGACGTGTTATTGACGCCGCACATATACGAACT TGGACATCATTACAAAATAGACAGCcttacagtctgtggtatAATAAGCTGCAACAGGACGAGTCTGGAAAGTGGAAGATCGCCGGTCATCTTCTCAATCTGGTCAATAACAATCAGCTTGATGCACCCGCAGGCATCTTAGACGTCGGGGACCCTCTAGGAAACTTTGATATTTCTCATCGAGGTGCAGTCTTTATTGCCAGCGACCGGGCAGTCCTTGATCCTGGAGAAGGCGCTGTCAGCTCGGCATATTTTGTGCCACTGGATTCTTTTACGCTACCTCCCACGGGAAACCCCAAGCCAATATCATTGCCATCTGGCGTAAATGCGTGCATCATGTCTAATATTCGATTCTCTCCTGACGGTTCAATGATCGGGTTCCTCCACATCCCACGCGGGGATGAATATGGCTCTCGTCTGTTCCTGGCTTCGACTAATTCGCTTGACGCCTTTGACGCCTTTAGTCTTGTGACAAGAACTTGGGACGACTCTGACAATGAACATGACCCTCCGAAAGGCTTCGAGTTCGCTGGTGATTCTGAAAATATCATCATGACTAGTTCAAAATGCGGTCGAACTGTTTTGTCGAAGCTTAGGCTTCGAGATGGGGAGCGACCACATGTAATTTTCAAAGACAACAGTTCATCCGCATACTACCCACTTAGAGATAACAGTTGGGATGAAATTTTGGTTTCAGGTTCAAGCTTCATCGACAGCAGTGTATGGCACATTGTGGATGTGTCTGGAGTGACGCCCACCCAAATTGTTTCGTCAGCAACGAAAGGCGGTACAAAGTTTGGATTGTCTCAAAAGATGGTCACTGAGATCTGGTATGAGGGCGCGGATGATGTCTGTGTTCATTCCTTCATAATACGACCAAGCAGTTTCGATGAGAACAAGAAATATCCTTGGGTACTAATGCCACATGGGGGGCCGGTATCGTCTTGGGATGACGCTTGGAGCACTAGA TGGAATATGGCTGCCTGGGCAGAGCAGGGCTATATCATTGTGTGTCCCAATATCACTGGCAGTGTGGGCTACGGGCTCGAATTTGCAAGAA AGATCAAGGGAGAGTGGGGTGGTCGACCGTTTCAAGATCTCCTGAACTTGATGTCTTACTTAGAAACGCTACCGTATCTCGACCAAAAGAAAGCCGTGTTGGCTGGAGCCAGCTATGGGGGTTACATGGTGAGCTGGATGCTAGGGCATGAGATTATCAACAGA TTCTGCTGTGCGATCTGGCATGACGGAATATTCAACCTCCCCTCGTTCTTTTTGCAATCAGACTTTTTATATGAAGCCGGCTATTTCGAAGGCGCTCAGTACCCTTGGCAACGTCCCAATGCTTTCGAACGGTTCAACCCAGCTCGACCGGAGCTATTGCGAAACTGGAAAAAAGCACCACCGACGCTCGTAATCCACAGCGAGAAGGACTACCGATGTCCTATTACCGAGGGTATAGCAACTTTCAACACACTACGAGGAAATGGTGTGCCCAGCCGATTCTTGACATTTCCAGATGAGGGACATTGGGTTCTTAATCCGGAGAACTCACTGGTATGGCACAACACAGTGTGGGACTGGATAAAGAGGTGTGTAAATGGGGAGATTAAAAGAGGAGATACGAAATGGTGA
- a CDS encoding protein kinase activator Bem1 (similar to Neosartorya fischeri NRRL 181 XP_001262391.1), giving the protein MALIQALRRSIKGDKEKQHHTSIGNKSAVAIIPPKKVIRALYDYEAQSSQEMSFSKGDFFHVIGRENDQDWYEACNPALPDARGLVPVAFFQALGRTERDSAQSDNGRPPTAKSPDHDSGYSENAPHPITTAVPITHRSTKSTDIDNKIFAIVMYDFEAQRADELGAHKGEQIIIIAQSTPEWFVAKPIARLGGPGLIPVSYVEIRYVKTREVVPNALEAVRRAGVPSVEEWKKMAANYKNSSITLGKFEAGGPPGGQQQAVEQGMERMSLQAGRQSTQNGSQHRAQQQSMPQSQQFAPNQSTPLLYAPERAWIPRYCFAEDKYWFVIVAVLEDKRHWELSRYYEDFYDFQIALLTEFPAEAGNAGSAQKRTLPYMPGPVSYVTDAITEGRLHNLDAYVKNLLSQPEYISRCNLVKQFFAPREGDYEVDPHEIEEQYRLSQASQQSAEPPGNSGSRTNLNGNGYSGLSATPRQMDDAQPGTGGQPQGQQQQQALMKVKMYYNGDLIAIRVPSEVEYQQLCDKIRDRLKLSPDDQLQLFYRDEPTGNKPNLMSNNDLDFALQRNEKLVLYVEVV; this is encoded by the exons ATGGCCCTTATACAGGCTCTCCGTCGGTCCATCAAGGGCGACAAGGAAAAGCAGCACCATACATCGATAGGGAATAAGTCTGCTGTCGCCATTATACCACCCAAAAAG GTGATTCGAGCCCTGTACGACTATGAGGCCCAGTCATCTCAGGAAATGAGCTTCTCCAAGGGCGACTTTTTCCACGTTATTGGCCGCGAGAATGATCAAGACTGGTATGAGGCATGCAATCCTGCCCTGCCGGATGCCCGAGGTCTTGTCCCGGTCGCATTCTTCCAGGCTCTAGGCCGTACCGAGCGAGATAGTGCCCAGTCCGACAATGGCAGGCCACCAACTGCAAAGAGCCCCGATCACGACTCCGGCTACAGCGAAAATGCCCCACATCCTATCACAACGGCCGTACCCATCACCCATCGCAGTACCAAGTCTACCGATATCGACAACAAGATCTTCGCCATTGTCATGTATGATTTCGAGGCCCAGCGCGCAGATGAGCTGGGTGCCCACAAGGGCGagcaaatcatcatcattgcgCAATCCACGCCTGAGTGGTTCGTTGCCAAGCCCATCGCCAGGTTGGGCGGACCCGGCTTGATTCCCGTCTCGTACGTTGAGATCCGCTATGTCAAGACTAGAGAGGTTGTTCCCAATGCCTTGGAAGCGGTGCGAAGAGCTGGAGTCCCGAGCGTGGAGGAATGGAAAAAGATGGCTGCAAATTACAAAAATAGCAGCATCACTCTAGGCAAATTTGAAGCCGGCGGTCCACCTGgcggccagcaacaagctgtCGAACAGGGTATGGAGCGGATGAGCCTTCAAGCGGGCAGACAGAGCACCCAAAACGGATCACAG CATCGtgcccaacagcaaagcaTGCCCCAGTCCCAACAATTTGCCCCTAACCAATCAACACCTCTCCTCTACGCGCCGGAAAGAGCCTGGATTCCTCGATACTGCTTTGCCGAGGACAAGTATTGGTTTGTCATTGTGGCTGTTCTTGAAGATAAACGGCATTGGGAACTCTCTCGCTACTATGAAGATTTTTATGACTTCCAGATCGCCCTTCTCACAGAATTCCCTGCAGAGGCGGGGAATGCTGGTAGTGCTCAAAAGCGAACTCTCCCATACATGCCGGGGCCTGTAAGTTATGTTACAGACGCCATCACCGAAGGCCGACTACACAACCTCGACGCGTACGTAAAAAATCTGCTCAGTCAGCCTGAGTATATTTCGCGATGCAATCTTGTGAAACAATTCTTTGCTCCTCGCGAAGGAGATTACGAGGTCGATCCTCACGAAATTGAGGAACAATACCGTCTTTCGCAAGCTTCACAACAGTCTGCTGAGCCTCCCGGCAACTCTGGGTCTCGAACCAACCTGAATGGCAATGGCTATAGCGGGCTATCTGCCACGCCCCGGCAAATGGATGACGCACAGCCAGGAACAGGTGGCCAACCGCAAggacagcaacaacagcaagcatTAATGAAAGTCAAGATGTATTACAATGGCGACCTCATCGCCATTCGCGTTCCATCTGAGGTTGAATACCAACAACTTTGTGACAAGATTCGGGACCGACTCAAGCTGAGCCCGGATGATCAGCTGCAGCTCTTCTACAGGGACGAGCCCACAGGGAACAAGCCTAATCTTATGAGCAATAATGACCTTGATTTTGCTCTTCAGCGAAATGAGAAGCTTGTTCTCTATGTGGAAGTTGTGTAA
- a CDS encoding alphaherpesvirus glycoprotein E domain-containing protein yields MFEGGYFQYGCGSASGLATTVVQTASGKKPLDLTTISIKLTATPTPLSRPTTLSSESSKTSDSSTGLGSGSPAASDQPPKPSETDGGAAPSSSGSSSKNTGAIIGGAIGGVAVVFALAALAFFLWRRKSNNVRRGPGNEKDPKYISRPMGPTHHAFEPLASSHEASETGFRAQSNLPVERNSDGVSAESGLMGSPLPQPHSHEAMDAAVTRGGDVNYDSDRVPLTRELDDFSHGFNSALEGIDTDSDGEANQNNMATYPGPRRGGGGGGVLWQQNRRRSRNLAWM; encoded by the exons ATGTTTGAGGGAGGATATTTCCAGTACGGGTGCGGTTCAGCCTCGGGACTGGCAACAACGGTTGTTCAGACTGCGTCAGGGAAGAAGCCATTGGACCTTACGACCATTTCAATAAAATTGACGGCAACGCCCACGCCCCTCTCGCGGCCTACTACGCTTAGCTCGGAGTCGTCTAAGACGTCGGATTCTAGCACGGGTTTGGGGTCTGGGTCTCCAGCGGCTAGTGATCAACCTCCAAAGCCGTCCGAAACGGATGGGGGTGCTGCGCCGAGCAGTAGCGGGAGCAGTTCGAAGAATACCGGTGCTATCATAGGAGGCGCTATTGGCGGTGTTGCCGTTGTCTTTGCTCTGGCCGCTTTGGCATTTTTCTTATGGAGGCGAAAGTCGAATAACGTTCGTCGAGGCCCAGGAAACGAGAAGGACCCCAAATACATAAG CCGACCAATGGGTCCAACACATCACGCGTTTGAGCCTCTTGCATCCTCACACGAGGCTTCCGAAACGGGGTTCCGTGCCCAGAGCAACCTACCCGTCGAGCGTAACTCAGACGGTGTCAGTGCTGAGAGCGGCCTTATGGGTAGTCCTTTGCCTCAACCACACAGCCATGAGGCTATGGACGCGGCGGTTACTAGAGGCGGAGATGTCAACTACGACTCTGACCGCGTCCCTTTGACGAGAGAGCTCGACGACTTCTCCCACGGATTCAACTCGGCATTGGAAGGTATAGACACCGACAGTGACGGCGAGGCAAATCAGAACAATATGGCAACATACCCCGGACCTCGAaggggcggcggcggaggcggcgttCTCTGGCAGCAAAACCGGAGACGCAGTAGAAACCTTGCGTGGATGTAA